CGATACCTACCAGTTCGACCAGGGGCTGCGGGCGATCCGTGACTTCACCAGGAACATCCTTGCCGACGACTATATCGAACTGGTGAAGGGTCGGCTCTACTCAGACGACGCCGAGCGCGCCAGCGCCTGCCGCGCCCTGACCACCACCCTCGACGTCCTCTGCCGGCTCCTGGCCCCCTATGTGCCGCACTTCGCCGAGGAATGCTGGGCGCAGTTCAGAAAGGGGAGCGTGCTCGTCCAGTCCTGGCCGGCATTTGCCTGCGAGGACGAGGAGGCCGAGCGTATTGGCGACCGCCTCGTCGCCCTCACCGCCGAGCTCCGCCGGTACAAGCACGACCTCGGGCTTGCCCTGAACGCCCCCTTCGGGAACCTCGCCATCTACGCTCCCGAAAAGGTCGATGACGCCGGAGACGTTGCCCGGGCCCTGAACGCCGCCATCGCCTGGCGGACCGGGGAGCCGCGGCTTGAAAAGGTGCCCGCGGGCGTGGAGTTCAACATGGCAGTGATCGGTCCGGCGCTCCGCAAGGGGGCAAAGGGCTTCATGCAGGCCGTCGAGGCCCTGCCGGCCGACCAGCTCCAGAACCCCCCGGCGACGGTCATCGTGGACGGCGCCGAGGTTGCCGTGCCCGAAAACGCCTTCACTCCGAAGTTCGCCTACCAGGTGGAGGGCGAGGCGGTGGACGTCCTCACGATCGGCGAGGTCACCGTCACCCTGCGGCGGGCCTGAAACGCCCACGCACCTTTTTTTGCGCAACCTCTATCTTCTGAGAGGGGCACACTCCTGCATGGACAGGGCCGGAAGAAGGGATTGCAATGTCGCGTGATGCATTGCTCATCGGTATCGCCTGCGCCCTTGCGGGTGTCGGCGTCTGGGCGGTCTCGGGCAACGTGGCCGTCGGCGGCCTGCTCGCCCTTCTCGGCGTGGTCCTGATCGTTATCGGGCTCGCTCCTTCGGAGTACGACGAAGAGGAGCAGCTGGACACCGAGGAGGAGATCCTGAATATCTATGATGAGGAGTGAGCACCTATAACACGTCCTCTCCCGAGAAAAACGAGGTGTTGACATGCAATCAGTGACAACAGAATCTCTCCGGAAGAAAAAGCGCTACATTGAACAGATTGCACGAAAACATGGTGCATACAATATCAGAATTTTCGGCTCGGTCGCGCGGGGCGAGGCGCATCCGGAAAGTGATCTCGATCTTCTCATCGATATGGAGCCTGGCCGGAGTCTTCTCGATCATGTCGCTCTCATCCAGGACCTCGAGGCATATCTCGGGTGCAGGGTGGACGTCGTCACTGAACGGTCCTTGAAAGATCGCTTGAAAAAGAGTATACTGAGAGATTCTATCCCCTTATGAGAGATGATAGAGGGCGTCTTCTGGATATCGCCGATTCGATCACGCAGATCGAGCGGTATGCGCCTGTCGCAAAAGAGGACTTCCTTGAGAACGAACTTGTTCAGATATGGATTATCCACCACCTGCAGGTGATAGGGGAGGCAGCATCATCTCTTTCTCCGGATGTGCGGAGCCACACACCGGAAATTCCCTGGCAGGCGATTGTCGGCCTGAGAAATATCCTTGTCCATGCATATTTCCGGGTCGACCCGGAAGAATTATGGGTTGTCGTGGAGCGAGACATCCCGCTCCTCAAAAAAAGCGTCGGCGATCTCCTCGACGATCAGGCGACCTGATTCACCTCGCCCGCCGCCTGATCTCGTCAGCCACAAACCCGCAGACGTCCTCCTGCGGGAGCAGGGCGTCGACCAGCACAAATCGTTCGGGCTCGGCCCGGGCAAGGGCAAGATAGTTTTTCTGCACCCGCTCGAGCACCTCTGCGTCTTCGAAGTGCTCCCTTTTCGCCTTGAGCCGTTTCTCCGCCTCACTCACGGGCAGGACGCAGAGGAAGGTGAGGTCGGGGACAAGGGTGAAGGGGGCGTGGACGGCCCTGAGCCACCCGATGGGATCGGGTATGACGCCCTCCAGGGTCACGCCCTGGTAGGCGTAGCGGCTGTCTGAATAACGATCAGAGACGACGACCCGCCCTTTGGCGATGGCCGGGCGGACGACGTGCGCAAGGTGGGCGGCATGATCGGCGACAAAGAGGAGGCACTCGGTGACCGGGTCGGTGTTCTCGGCGATCGACCGGCGCACCGCCTCGCCCACCCAGGTGGCCCCGGGCTCGCGGGTGATCACGGGGTCGAGATCGGCGAGGGCGGCATGCAGGCCGTCGACGAGCGTGCTCTTCCCGCTCCCGTCGATCCCCTCGATCGTCACGAGCACGTCTGCCCCTCCCGCAGCCAGGCAAGGGGGATCGTCCCCCGGTGCACGCCGGTCGCCACGATGGCGCCGTCGAAACCTGCCCCTTCGAGGGTGTCGAGGTCGCGCACCCCCGCGACCCCGCCGCCCCAGAGGAGGCGCCCGCTATATGCGGCCCTGAGGTCCTCGAGGTCGGTGGGAAGGCCGCACCCGGTCCCGACGCCGGAGATGTGGAGGAGGATGCAGCCGGCAAAGGGCAGGGCGTCGGCCCGCTCCAGGACCGAGAGCGGCGCCTCCCCCGAGGGGATCACCCGTCCGTCCTTGATGTCCACCGAGAGATAGCAGCCCGCATACCCGGCGAGATCCTCTCCGGCGGTCTCGGTCCCGATCACATTGACCACGCCGTCCATCAGGTCGGCAGGGGACCGGCAGCCCCGGTCTACATAGCACCGCCGCACCATCCCGGCGAGGTCTCTCACGATTCGGTCGTGGTCCCCCACCCCGCAGATCCGGTCGAGATCGGCGATATAGAGGTATTCCGGCTGCATGTCCGCAAGGTATGCCATCGGCTCAGCCGAGGCGGCCAGCCCCCAGTTGAGCGGGGCATAGGTCTCCCGCTTCCCTTTTGCCCCGTGGACGACAGCGCCGTCTTTCAGGTCCATTGCAAGGATACATTCCATGTGTTCAACGTAATCACTATTAGGATTAAGGATCATTAATTCCTATGCGATTATTGGTCAGCCCTAGCAGTATCGAAGAGGCCCGATCCGCACTCGCCGCAGACATTATCGATGTCAAAAAGCCGTCCGAGGGATCGCTTGGGGCCAACTTTCCCTGGGTGATCCGCGCGATCAAGGAGATGGCGGGAAAACCGGTCAGTGCTGCTATTGGTGATTTTGACTATAAACCGGGCTGCGCATCCCTTGCAGCCTATGGAGCGGCCTGCGCCGGTGCCGATTTCATCAAGGTCGGGCTCATGTTCGACGGCAGGGACCGGGCCTTCGACCTCGCCAGAGCGGTTGTCAGGGCGGTCAAGGACGATTTTCCGGAAAAAACCGTTGTTATTGCAGCATATTCCGACTATGAGCGCCTTGGCACGATATCGCCCTTCACCGCAGCAGAGGCCGCGGCCGAGGCCGGCGCCGACATCGCCATGATCGATACCGGCATGAAAGATGGTAAAAGCACCTTTGAATTCATGGACGCCGACACCCTCGCCTCCTATACCGAGGAGAACCGGAGCCGCGGCATTGCCACCGCCCTTGCAGGTTCGCTGAAGTTCGAGGACCTCTCTGCCCTCAAGACCATCGATCCGGAGATCATCGGGGTCAGGGGCATGGTCTGCGGCGGCGACCGGAGTTGTGTCATCAGGCCCGAACTGGTGGAAAAAGCACTCGCGATGATCAGGTGATCATGATGTATGCGGAAAAACTCGCTGTCCCGACGGCTCTCACCTTCGACGACGTTCTGCTCGTCCCCGCCGCCTCGTATGTGGAGCCGAACGACGCCGATGTGCACTCGATCTTCTCAAAGAACATCCCGTTGAATATCCCGCTCGTCTCGTCGGCGATGGATACCGTGACCGAGGCGGGAATGGCGATCGCCATCGCCCGTCTCGGCGGCATCGGCGTCATTCACCGGAACATGCGGCCGGAACGTTCGGTGGACGAGGTGGTCAGGGTGAAGCGCGCCGAAGACCTGATCGAGCGCGAGGTGCTCTCGGTCGGCCCCGAGACCACCCTCTCCGAGGTTGAGGAGATGATGAACAAGCACGGTATCGGCGGCGTCCCGGTGATCGAGGACAAAAAACTCATCGGGATCGTCTCTCGCCGTGACATCAGGGCGATCGTGCACCGGCGCGGGAAAGAGTCGATCCGCACGATCATGACCCAGTTCCCGATCACGGCCCGGGAGGACGTCACCGCGGAGGCGGCGCTTGAGACGATGTACGCAAACAAGGTCGAGCGCCTGCCGGTCACGAACGGCGATGGCCGCCTCCTCGGGATCATCACGATGCAGGACATCCTGGAGAAGCGCTCGTACCCCCTTGCCAACCGCGATGCAAAGGGCAGCCTGCGCGTCGCCGCCGCCGTCGGCCCCTTCGACTTTGAACGGGCGACAATGCTCGACGAGGCAGGTGTCGACGCCCTGGTGGTGGACTGCGCCCACGGCCACAATATGCATGTGGTCAGGGCGGTGCGCGAGATCAAGGGGAGCGTGAAGGCCGACGTGGTCGCCGGCAACATCGCCACCTCAGAGGCGGCGATGGAGCTTGCCGACACCGTGGACGGGCTGAAGGTCGGGATCGGGCCTGGCTCGATCTGCACCACCCGGATCGTCGCCGGTGTCGGCGTCCCGCAGGTCTCGGCGATCGCGAGTGTCGCCGACGTCGCCGCCCCGCTCGGGCTCCCGGTGATCGCCGACGGTGGTGTCCGCTATTCCGGGGATATCGCAAAGGCGATCGCCGCCGGTGCCAACGCGGTGATGATGGGCAGCCTCTTTGCCGGGACCGACGAGGCGCCCGGGCGGATCATCGCGATCCAGGGGCGCAAGTACAAGCAGTACCGCGGCATGGGCTCTCTGGGCGTGATGAGCCATGGCGAGTCCTCCGACCGCTACTTCCAGAAGAAGGGGATCGGCAGGACGAAATATGTCCCCGAGGGCGTTGAAGGGGCGATTCCCTACGTCGGGAACGTCTCCGACGTGATCTACCAGCTGGTGGGCGGGCTGAAGTCGGCGATGGGCTATACCGGCTCGGCCACGATCGACGACCTGCGCACGAAGGGCAGGTTCGTGCGGATCACCGCAGCCGGGATGGGCGAGTCGCACCCGCACAATATCCTGATCACCGACGAGGCCCCGAACTACCGGCTGACCGGATGATCTCCTTCTTTTTTATACTATTGACACTAACGTGAAGTAAAGATGTTTGATGATGGAGAGACCTCCCGTCTCCTTGATATCCTCGGCAACCGGAACCGGAGGCGTATCATCGATCTTCTCAGGCAGAAGCCCTGCTTTGTCACCGAGATCTCAGACAAGCTGATGATCTCGCCCAAGGCCGTGATAGAACATCTCCAGATGATGGAGGAGGAGCAGATCCTCTCCTCGTTCCATGACAACCGCCGGCGAAAATACTACAGCCTTACACGCGAGATCTGCATCGATATCCGCTATGGCGGGGAAGACACGGCTCAGGCTGTTCAACCGGGCGGATCGCGTGAGGCGAAGTATCTCGCCGCCCTCTCGATGCTTGCCCGGATGCTCCGCACGCGCGACACGCTCATCGCCAACCTCGAGGAGATCGAGCGCGATATCGATGCGCGGATGGACGAGGTCGTCAGGTACAGTCAGGACCTGCTCTCCAGCGAGACCGAGATGGACCTTGTGCTGGCACTCGCCCACTGCACACTCTCCCTCCGCGACCTTGAGGATTACACCGGCCTTGAGGCCGGGCCTGTGGAGCAGATGCTCCAGGACCTGATGGTAAAAGATATCGTCGAACAGAACGGAAACCAGTACATGCTGCGTGGTCCCTATGCCGAACAACCCCTATGACGAGATATTCAGGAGCATTGCAAAGATCCTTGAAGACGTCCTCGGCGAGAACGGGGATCCGCCCAGAATCATCGGGTGCACGATCATCGCCTCGGGCGGTTCTCCTGGACGCGCCCCCGGACAGGACGATGCCGGCCCGGATATCTCGTACGAACTGACCGAGAGCGAACGGTGCGTCTATATCACGGCCCGGGTGCCGCCGGCCTGCGAGGGGCGGGCGTCGGCCGCGATCGGACCGGTGGCCGTCACCGTTAGGATGGGCGAACGGGAGGTGACGATCGATCTCGACGACGAGATCGATCCTGCTCAGAGCTCGGTCTCGGTGAACCATGGCGTGCTCGACGTGGTGTGCGTGAAACTACAGCCAGGGGATCCTGTAGCCTCTCTCTGATGCGACACCTTTTTTGCAGGTCATTCTGGAAGGCCCTGATAGATCTCCAGGCCGCCCGTTGAGTAGACTCCATTGGCGGCGTCTGTGCTTAAAGAGAGCAGCTGTATGTTCTTTTCGGTCGGCCTGAATGAATAGCGGGCGTTATTCTCTTCGAATATCAGGTTATACTCCAGGAGTTGTTTATTGCGCAGTATGGTGTAGCCCTCCATCCGGGGGATCGCGATGGCACCTGGCAGAGGGCCGCTCTGGTAATAGGGGAGACCAAATTCCTCTGTAATGTCAGTTTTTTTCTGGATAAAATATCGTTTGGTGTAGTAATCTGAGTACAGTGCCGATCCATAGGGGACGCTTTGGAAAACGAAATCGAACCCCGTATGTTCTTCTGAGGTAAAGTACAGTCGCTGGGTGCCGGGATCTTCTGTAAGGACAACAGTGCCCAGCGAGAAGAAAGCAAAGCATACGAATACAATCAGGAGGATCGACCGTACAATGCGTTTGCCGACATCTCTCTTTCCCCGATGGGAATAGATCAGGAGAAATCCTGACGCCATTGCAAGGGTCATGATCGGGCTCAATAATATCCTGAACCTGTCGATCCTGAAGAGGTGGGCAAATGTTTCTGAGGCAAAAAGGGGGTTTGGCAGGTAGAGTATCAGGGTTATTAATGAAAAAAGCCCGAAAACAGCGAGATACTTTGGTTTCTGTCGCCATATCAGATATACTGCTCCTGTTACGGCAAATGCCGCAAATATGCTTGTCGGGATATTATTGTACAGATATATCAGCACCACCTGTGTCTGATCCATTGTCGGATCTGAGAGGACGGTATGTTTTATTTCAAACTCGAAGAAGTCAATGTTCCACCTCGCTCTGCCGAACCAGGCCAGAAACTGAAGTGCAGAATAGCCCCAGTACCCAAGGAACAGGACACAGATATACAGGACAAATATCGTTGAGATATATTTCCGGTCTCTGACGATGTACTCGCAGATCATGAGAGTGAAGAGAAGGATCACGATCAGGATGATCGAGACCTGGTGTACAAGGATGATGAAGAGTGCAAGTATCACCGCCAGCCCCTGAAAGATCTGCCTGTTGCCGTTTTTGGCCTCCATCCTGAAGATCAGGTGGAGCAGAATGACAAAACCGACAAAGGCCGCACTGCGTGTTAT
Above is a window of Methanofollis tationis DNA encoding:
- a CDS encoding nucleotidyltransferase family protein, which gives rise to MQSVTTESLRKKKRYIEQIARKHGAYNIRIFGSVARGEAHPESDLDLLIDMEPGRSLLDHVALIQDLEAYLGCRVDVVTERSLKDRLKKSILRDSIPL
- a CDS encoding HepT-like ribonuclease domain-containing protein — encoded protein: MRDDRGRLLDIADSITQIERYAPVAKEDFLENELVQIWIIHHLQVIGEAASSLSPDVRSHTPEIPWQAIVGLRNILVHAYFRVDPEELWVVVERDIPLLKKSVGDLLDDQAT
- the tmk gene encoding dTMP kinase encodes the protein MLVTIEGIDGSGKSTLVDGLHAALADLDPVITREPGATWVGEAVRRSIAENTDPVTECLLFVADHAAHLAHVVRPAIAKGRVVVSDRYSDSRYAYQGVTLEGVIPDPIGWLRAVHAPFTLVPDLTFLCVLPVSEAEKRLKAKREHFEDAEVLERVQKNYLALARAEPERFVLVDALLPQEDVCGFVADEIRRRAR
- a CDS encoding HisA/HisF-related TIM barrel protein, whose translation is MECILAMDLKDGAVVHGAKGKRETYAPLNWGLAASAEPMAYLADMQPEYLYIADLDRICGVGDHDRIVRDLAGMVRRCYVDRGCRSPADLMDGVVNVIGTETAGEDLAGYAGCYLSVDIKDGRVIPSGEAPLSVLERADALPFAGCILLHISGVGTGCGLPTDLEDLRAAYSGRLLWGGGVAGVRDLDTLEGAGFDGAIVATGVHRGTIPLAWLREGQTCS
- a CDS encoding (5-formylfuran-3-yl)methyl phosphate synthase — translated: MRLLVSPSSIEEARSALAADIIDVKKPSEGSLGANFPWVIRAIKEMAGKPVSAAIGDFDYKPGCASLAAYGAACAGADFIKVGLMFDGRDRAFDLARAVVRAVKDDFPEKTVVIAAYSDYERLGTISPFTAAEAAAEAGADIAMIDTGMKDGKSTFEFMDADTLASYTEENRSRGIATALAGSLKFEDLSALKTIDPEIIGVRGMVCGGDRSCVIRPELVEKALAMIR
- the guaB gene encoding IMP dehydrogenase translates to MYAEKLAVPTALTFDDVLLVPAASYVEPNDADVHSIFSKNIPLNIPLVSSAMDTVTEAGMAIAIARLGGIGVIHRNMRPERSVDEVVRVKRAEDLIEREVLSVGPETTLSEVEEMMNKHGIGGVPVIEDKKLIGIVSRRDIRAIVHRRGKESIRTIMTQFPITAREDVTAEAALETMYANKVERLPVTNGDGRLLGIITMQDILEKRSYPLANRDAKGSLRVAAAVGPFDFERATMLDEAGVDALVVDCAHGHNMHVVRAVREIKGSVKADVVAGNIATSEAAMELADTVDGLKVGIGPGSICTTRIVAGVGVPQVSAIASVADVAAPLGLPVIADGGVRYSGDIAKAIAAGANAVMMGSLFAGTDEAPGRIIAIQGRKYKQYRGMGSLGVMSHGESSDRYFQKKGIGRTKYVPEGVEGAIPYVGNVSDVIYQLVGGLKSAMGYTGSATIDDLRTKGRFVRITAAGMGESHPHNILITDEAPNYRLTG
- a CDS encoding ArsR/SmtB family transcription factor, translating into MFDDGETSRLLDILGNRNRRRIIDLLRQKPCFVTEISDKLMISPKAVIEHLQMMEEEQILSSFHDNRRRKYYSLTREICIDIRYGGEDTAQAVQPGGSREAKYLAALSMLARMLRTRDTLIANLEEIERDIDARMDEVVRYSQDLLSSETEMDLVLALAHCTLSLRDLEDYTGLEAGPVEQMLQDLMVKDIVEQNGNQYMLRGPYAEQPL
- a CDS encoding alpha-crystallin domain-containing protein; amino-acid sequence: MPNNPYDEIFRSIAKILEDVLGENGDPPRIIGCTIIASGGSPGRAPGQDDAGPDISYELTESERCVYITARVPPACEGRASAAIGPVAVTVRMGEREVTIDLDDEIDPAQSSVSVNHGVLDVVCVKLQPGDPVASL